The Henckelia pumila isolate YLH828 chromosome 2, ASM3356847v2, whole genome shotgun sequence genome includes a window with the following:
- the LOC140883123 gene encoding expansin-A13 has protein sequence MSGRRRRLLLLLLTLPFLLLLHTELVDSHYFPSTPSAAQQSEWKSARATYYATADPQGTVGGACGYGDLDKNGYGKATAALSTVLFEKGQICGACFELHCVEDLRWCIPGTSIIVTATNFCAPNYGFDADGGGKCNPPNAHFVLPIEAFEKIAIWKASNMPVRYRRIRCRKEGGVRFTIDGAGIFLSVLISNVAGGGDVAAVKIKGSRTGWLPMGRNWGQNWHINADLKNQPLSFEMTSGDGITITSYTVAPKNWEFGQSFEGKQFD, from the coding sequence ATGTCAGGTCGTCGCCGCCgtctcctcctcctcctcctcacaCTCCCTTTCTTGCTACTACTGCACACTGAGCTAGTAGATTCCCACTACTTCCCCTCCACCCCCTCCGCCGCTCAACAGTCCGAGTGGAAGTCCGCTCGCGCCACCTACTACGCCACCGCAGATCCCCAGGGCACCGTCGGCGGAGCCTGTGGATATGGAGATTTGGACAAAAACGGCTACGGCAAAGCCACCGCGGCCCTCAGCACCGTCCTCTTCGAAAAGGGTCAGATCTGCGGCGCTTGCTTCGAGCTCCACTGCGTCGAGGACCTCCGCTGGTGCATCCCCGGCACGTCCATAATCGTCACGGCCACCAATTTCTGCGCCCCCAACTACGGCTTCGACGCCGACGGCGGCGGCAAATGCAATCCCCCGAATGCCCATTTCGTCCTACCCATCGAGGCCTTCGAGAAGATCGCCATATGGAAGGCTTCCAACATGCCCGTTCGGTACCGCAGAATCAGATGCCGGAAAGAAGGAGGTGTACGATTCACCATAGACGGCGCCGGGATATTCTTGTCGGTGCTGATAAGCAACGTCGCCGGCGGAGGCGACGTGGCGGCGGTGAAAATAAAGGGCTCGAGAACTGGTTGGCTTCCGATGGGGAGAAATTGGGGGCAGAATTGGCACATAAATGCGGATTTGAAGAATCAACCTCTATCGTTCGAAATGACGAGCGGCGATGGAATAACCATCACATCTTACACCGTAGCTCCCAAGAATTGGGAATTTGGGCAATCTTTCGAAGGCAAGCAGTTCGATTAA